One Clostridia bacterium DNA window includes the following coding sequences:
- the rsmH gene encoding 16S rRNA (cytosine(1402)-N(4))-methyltransferase RsmH, translated as MEFYHQPIMLAEVIEGLQIKPDGTYVDCTTGGAGHTKAIVERLTTGKMICIDKDPDALSVAKERVTYPNVTFVHDDFKNVLPDLKGVDGILMDLGVSSYQVDTAERGFSYRFDGKLDMRMDPTRGISAMEVVNTFDERQLSDIIYKYGEDRFASRIARFIVEEHKKAPIETTLRLAEIVEAATPAKYRYTGGHPAKRTFQALRIYVNDELNGLYECILKGIENLNPQGRIAIITFHSLEDRIAKNAFRYAECDCICDKRQPVCTCNKVSIAKIITKHPLVASDEELERNPRAESAKLRIAERKA; from the coding sequence ATGGAGTTCTACCATCAGCCCATTATGCTCGCCGAGGTGATCGAGGGCTTGCAGATCAAACCCGACGGCACCTACGTCGACTGCACGACGGGCGGGGCGGGACACACCAAGGCGATCGTCGAGCGGCTGACGACGGGCAAGATGATTTGCATCGACAAAGATCCCGACGCCCTATCGGTAGCCAAAGAGCGGGTGACCTATCCCAACGTGACCTTCGTCCACGACGACTTCAAAAACGTATTGCCCGACCTCAAGGGCGTGGACGGCATATTGATGGACCTCGGCGTATCGAGCTATCAAGTGGACACGGCCGAGCGCGGATTCAGTTATCGCTTCGACGGCAAGTTGGATATGCGTATGGATCCCACCCGAGGCATTTCGGCGATGGAAGTCGTCAATACGTTCGACGAGCGGCAGCTGTCCGACATCATCTACAAGTACGGCGAAGACAGATTCGCCTCTCGAATCGCCCGCTTCATCGTCGAGGAACACAAAAAAGCGCCTATCGAGACGACCTTGCGGCTCGCCGAGATCGTGGAGGCGGCCACGCCCGCCAAATACCGCTACACGGGAGGCCATCCCGCCAAGCGTACCTTTCAGGCCCTGCGCATCTACGTCAACGACGAACTCAACGGCCTGTACGAATGCATCCTCAAGGGTATCGAGAACCTCAATCCCCAAGGGCGCATCGCCATCATCACCTTCCATAGTTTGGAAGACCGCATCGCAAAGAACGCGTTTCGGTACGCCGAATGCGACTGCATATGCGACAAACGGCAACCCGTGTGCACCTGCAACAAGGTGAGCATTGCCAAAATTATCACGAAACACCCCCTCGTTGCCTCGGACGAGGAGTTGGAGAGAAACCCCCGAGCGGAGAGCGCAAAGTTGCGGATCGCCGAGCGCAAGGCATAA